GGCGGTAGGGTCCGCGAGTGCGTTGATCTGCCGGGCGGTGGCCGAGTGCCGCCGCAGAGGATGCGAGTGACCCCGGCGCGTCGCGGGGCCGCCCGGTTCGGCATACCCGTCCTCCACCCATACCGGAGATCACGCCATGACCACCCCTCGGCCCCGCATGTCCTACGACTACGACACGTTCGTCGAACTCGCCACCGCCGACCCCGCCGTCGTCGGCCTCGTCCTCAAGGGCTCCCGGGCCCACGAGGGCATGACCACCGCGCACTCGGACCACGACCTGTACGTCGTCCTCGCCGAGGACGCGTCGACGGCCCTGACCCGGTTCGCGGGGCACCGCACCCCCGAGCTCGACCTCGTCGTCCTGACCCTCGACGAGTTCCGCGCCGCCGGGATGCCCGGCTTCGAGCGGTACGCCCTCGCCCGCGCCCGGGTCGTGCTGGACCGTCTGGACGGAGGGATCACCCGGATCCTGTCCGCCAAGGCCCGGCTCGACGCCGACGAGGCCCACGGGCAGGCGGCCGGGTACCTCGACGCCTACGCCAACTCCCTCTACCGCTCGGTCAAGAACGCCCGCGACGGCGAGCCCGTCGCGGCCCGCCTGGACGCCGCCGACAGCGTCCGCTTCCTCCTGGAGACCCTCTTCGCCCTGGACCGCCGCCCCCGCCCCTACAACAAGTACCTGGCATGGGAGCTGACCCGTTACCCCCTCCCCGACTGGCCCACCGCCCCACTCCTCGGCGCCGTTCAGCACATCACGGCCACGGGCGACGTAGCCGCACAGCGCCACCTTTTCGCCCAGGTCGAGACCGTGACCCGCCGGGCCGGACACGGCCCGGTCCTGGACGCGTGGGGCGAGGACCTGCGGCTCATGCGGCCGCGGTAGGGCTGCGGCCGGCTCGGTGGCGGCCGGTGCCGCGCTCAGTCGGGCAGGTCCCAGCCCGGTCCTTCGGGTGAGCCGAGCCAGACCCGCGGAGCGAGAGCAGCGGCGCCGCGCATCAGCTTCTGCCGGCCGGACCAGGCGGCCCGTCCACTACGTACACCCCCATGCCGGTCACCGTCTCGACGAGACCCTCGTCCTTCAGCACCTTCACAGCCTTGCGCAACGTGTCGCGGGCCACGCCGAACTCGGCTTCCAGCTCGACAAGGCTCGGGATGCGGCGGCCGACCGGGATGGTCCCGTCCGTGATGCGGGCACGCAGGTTGTCGGCGATCTGGCGATAGGGCGGGACTGGCCCCTCCCGGTCAATGGTCATGATCGAACACAGTAGGAGGCGAGCGTGTACCT
This genomic stretch from Streptomyces deccanensis harbors:
- a CDS encoding GntR family transcriptional regulator; translation: MTIDREGPVPPYRQIADNLRARITDGTIPVGRRIPSLVELEAEFGVARDTLRKAVKVLKDEGLVETVTGMGVYVVDGPPGPAGRS